CCGCCTGCTGCAGGAACTCGGCACGAGCGTCGACATGACCGTGGTCGACCTGCCGCGCGCGCTGCTGCCGGCCGCCCGGCCGGTCCTCGACCAGGTGGCGGCGATCGTGCTCGTGACCGATCTGAGCCTGGCCGGCCTGCGCGACACCGGACGGCTGATCGAGACGCTCGGGCGGGCGGCGCCGACGGTCGAGCCCCGCATCGTCGCGGCGCGCGCCGGACGGACGCCCGGCGCCGAGCTCGGCCGGTCCGACTTCGAGCGCAATCTCGGCCGGCCGCTCGATCGCGTCCTGGCCGAGGAGGCCCGGATCGCCCGCGCGCTCCAGGCGGGCCGGCCGCTCGCCGCGATCCGCGGCCGCTGCGGCCAGACCGTGCGCGCCCTGGCGGAGGACGTCGCCGGCGGCGGGGCGCCGGGCGCCGCCGCGAAACGGCGCCTGTTCAGGAGGGCGGCGTGATGGCGGCGCCCGCGACCGTCGAGGGCGATGCCGGCCTCGAGGGCGTCGCCCGGCTGCGCGCCTGGGTGCGCGAGCGCGTGCGGGCGGCCGGTCGTCGGCCGGCCGGCCGGCGCGAGATGCTGGTTCTGGTCGGCGACCTGCTGCTCGCGGCCCAGGACGAGACGGGCATCACCCTGGGCCTGGTCGAGCAGCGCCGCTTGGTCGGCGAACTGACCGACGACCCGACCCTGCTCGCCTCGCCGGACACGCCGACGTCGGCGCTTCCCGGACGCGCGGCGCCGGACGCGGCATCGGCCGCCGCGGCGGCGATCCCGACCGTGGCGCATGAGGCCGATTCGGCGGGCGCCGGCACCGACGACACGCTGGAGCGGGTCAAGCGGCAGATCCGGCCGCTCGTTCTGGAGCGCATCGAGGTCGGCATCGCGTCCACCCTGCCGCCGGAGCTGCTCGTGCGCGAGATCGACGGCGTGGTCGGCGAGCTGCGGGCCGAGCTCAAGCTGCCGATCAACCGCAGGGAGCAGACCGCGCTGGTGCAGTCCCTGGTCGACGACATGATCGGCCACGGCCCGCTCGAGGTCCTGCTGGGCGACGAGACCGTGACCGACATCATGGTCAACGGACCGCACCAGATCTATGTCGAGCGCCGCGGGAAGATCGAGCTGACGCAGGTCCGCTTCCAGGACAACGAGCACCTCATGAACGTGGCGCAGCGCATCGTCGCCAAGGTCGGCCGCCGGGTCGACGAGACCAGCCCGGTCTGCGACGCCCGCCTGCCCGACGGCAGCCGCGTCAACATCATCGCCATGCCGCTCGCGATCGACGGCTGCTCGATGTCGATCCGCAAGTTTCCCAAGCACCGCATCGACATCGACCAGATGGTGCGCCAGGGCAACCTCTCGGAGCCGATGGGCCAGCTCCTCAAGATCGCGTCGCGCTCGCGCCTCAACACGATCATCTCGGGCGGCACGGGCTCGGGCAAGACGACCCTGCTCAACGCCCTCTCGCGCCAGATCGACAACGGCGAGCGCATCGTCACGATCGAGGACGCCGCCGAGCTTCGCCTGCAGCAGCCGCACGTGGTCCGGCTCGAGACCCGGCCGGCCAAT
Above is a genomic segment from Geminicoccaceae bacterium SCSIO 64248 containing:
- a CDS encoding CpaF family protein — translated: MAAPATVEGDAGLEGVARLRAWVRERVRAAGRRPAGRREMLVLVGDLLLAAQDETGITLGLVEQRRLVGELTDDPTLLASPDTPTSALPGRAAPDAASAAAAAIPTVAHEADSAGAGTDDTLERVKRQIRPLVLERIEVGIASTLPPELLVREIDGVVGELRAELKLPINRREQTALVQSLVDDMIGHGPLEVLLGDETVTDIMVNGPHQIYVERRGKIELTQVRFQDNEHLMNVAQRIVAKVGRRVDETSPVCDARLPDGSRVNIIAMPLAIDGCSMSIRKFPKHRIDIDQMVRQGNLSEPMGQLLKIASRSRLNTIISGGTGSGKTTLLNALSRQIDNGERIVTIEDAAELRLQQPHVVRLETRPANLEGKGEVSIRDLVKNALRMRPDRIILGEVRGAEAFDMLQAMNTGHEGSMGTLHANKPRDALVRLENMVSMGVSNLPQRAIRQQIASSVDLIVQISRMRDGVRRIQNIVEVVGMEGDVIVTQELFHFGFTGVDERGRLKGEFKSSGLRPHFMPKAEMFGLDQALLALI